From the genome of Argentina anserina chromosome 4, drPotAnse1.1, whole genome shotgun sequence, one region includes:
- the LOC126792265 gene encoding non-specific lipid-transfer protein 13, with amino-acid sequence MDVRPFSLAYGTLLVLVPVLLLCSTLVKAQSTMDLCSTVYEEFSLCLAFVANLDPFIRQDCCDAITRINSLARRERSAPRRICQCIKDISYWTGVRYNFLRISEIPYSCSLHLSFPISDSMDCSKI; translated from the exons ATGGATGTTCGTCCTTTTAGTTTAGCCTATGGAACACTTCTTGTGCTTGTTCCTGTGCTGCTGCTTTGTTCAACACTAGTGAAGGCTCAGTCGACAATGGATTTATGTTCAACTGTGTACGAGGAATTTAGCCTTTGCCTCGCTTTTGTAGCAAACCTAGATCCTTTTATAAGGCAGGATTGTTGTGATGCCATAACAAGAATAAACTCTTTAGCACGACGAGAGCGTAGTGCTCCCCGGAGGATATGTCAATGCATTAAGGACATATCTTATTGGACCGGAGTTCGTTACAATTTCCTTCGAATTTCAGAGATTCCGTATTCATGCTCGCTCCATCTTAGTTTTCCCATTTCTGATAGCATGGATTGCTCCAA GATTTGA